Proteins from a single region of Nomascus leucogenys isolate Asia chromosome 21, Asia_NLE_v1, whole genome shotgun sequence:
- the POGLUT1 gene encoding protein O-glucosyltransferase 1, with product MEWWASSPLRLWLLLFLLPPAEGRQKESGSKWKVFIDQINRSLENYEPCSSQNCSCYHGVIEEDLTPFRGGISRKTMAEVVRRKLGTHYQITKNRLYRENDCMFPSRCSGVEHFILEVIGRLPDMEMVINVRDYPQVPKWMEPAIPVFSFSKTSEYHDIMYPAWTFWEGGPAVWPIYPTGLGRWDLFREDLVRSAAQWPWKKKNSTAYFRGSRTSPERDPLILLSRKNPKLVDAEYTKNQAWKSMKDTLGKPAAKDVHLVDHCKYKYLFNFRGVAASFRFKHLFLCGSLVFHVGDEWLEFFYPQLKPWVHYIPVKTDLSNVQELLQFVKANDDVAQEIAERGSQFIRNHLQMDDITCYWENLLSEYSKFLSYNVTRRKGYNQIIPKMLKTEL from the exons ATGGAGTGGTGGGCTAGCTCGCCGCTTCGGCTCTGGCTGCTGTTGTTCCTCCTGCCCCCAGCGGAGGGCCGCCAGAAGGAGTCAG GTTCAAAATGGAAAGTATTTATTGACCAAATTAACAGGTCTTTGGAGAATTACGAACCATGTTCAAGTCAAAACTGCAGCTGCTACCATGG TGTCATAGAAGAGGATCTAACTCCTTTCCGAGGAGGCATCTCCAGGAAGACGATGGCAGAGGTAGTCAGACGGAAGCTAGGGACCCACTATCAGATCACTAAGAACAGACTGTACCGGGAAAATGACTGCATGTTCCCCTCAAG GTGTAGTGGTGTTGAGCACTTTATTTTGGAAGTGATTGGGCGTCTCCCTGACATGGAGATGGTGATCAATGTACGAGATTATCCTCAGGTTCCTAAATGGATGGAGCCTGCCATCCCAGTCTTCTCCTTCAGTAAG ACATCAGAGTACCACGATATCATGTATCCTGCTTGGACATTTTGGGAAGGGGGACCTGCTGTTTGGCCAATTTATCCTACAGGTCTTGGACGGTGGGACCTCTTCAGAGAAGATCTGGTAAG GTCAGCAGCACAGTGgccatggaaaaagaaaaactctacaGCATATTTCCGAGGATCAAG GACAAGTCCAGAACGAGATCCTCTCATTCTTCTGTCTCGGAAAAATCCAAAACTTGTTGATGCAGAATACACCAAAAACCAGGCCTGGAAATCTATGAAA GATACCTTAGGAAAGCCAGCTGCTAAGGATGTCCATCTTGTGGATCACTGCAAATACAA GTATCTGTTTAATTTTCGAGGTGTAGCTGCAAGTTTCCGGTTTAAACACCTCTTCTTGTGTGGCTCACTTGTTTTCCATGTTGGTGATGAGTGGCTAGAATTCTTCTATCCACAGCTGAAGCCATGGGTTCACTATATCCCAGTCAAAACAGATCTCTCCAATGTCCA agaGCTGTTACAATTTGTAAAAGCAAATGATGATGTAGCTCAAGAGATTGCTGAAAG GGGAAGCCAGTTTATTAGGAACCATTTGCAGATGGATGACATCACCTGTTACTGGGAGAACCTCTTGAGTGAATACTCTAAATTCCTGTCTTACAATGTAACGAGAAGGAAAGGTTATAATCAAATTATTCCCAAAATGTTGAAAACTGAACTATAG